In Sphingobacterium sp. PCS056, the following proteins share a genomic window:
- a CDS encoding ROK family protein produces MNIQILKALYFQESQSIAQLSKTFNKSIPIVTKAINSLLEQKLIEESGFAVSTGGRRAIQFKVNNNLSHHMLVIVLDQFYTSIHIFNIENKVIAQITDQYNPLACSSSALKNIIHYTEQLVVQSQIPLANFMAVGISMPGFVDNEKGVNDSYDKNCNLHHIKRHIEDHFKIPTIIENDSTCIAFAEQKFGLAINTNSALVVNLNWGVGLGMIVNGQIFKGSSGYAGEFSHIPLSTSNLLCSCGKNGCLEVEASLSAAVKNVELALSSGEKSSLESEKYQDLLAQGDALLENALQGDQLAIASLGKIGYMLGKGIATLIHILNPEVIIISGRGAKAGTVLMPQIQTAVNEFCIPRLASATQLKISEMNKHAQSLGTAAFIIENTLQNLIKTD; encoded by the coding sequence ATGAATATCCAAATTTTAAAAGCACTATACTTTCAAGAATCACAATCAATTGCACAGTTAAGTAAAACTTTTAACAAAAGCATCCCCATTGTTACAAAAGCAATAAATTCTTTATTAGAACAAAAGCTTATTGAGGAAAGCGGATTTGCTGTTTCAACTGGAGGACGCCGGGCTATTCAATTTAAAGTAAACAACAATCTTTCACACCATATGCTTGTGATCGTACTTGACCAATTTTATACATCTATCCATATATTTAATATTGAAAATAAAGTTATTGCACAAATTACAGATCAATACAATCCTCTTGCATGCAGCTCCAGTGCATTAAAAAACATCATTCATTATACCGAACAATTAGTCGTTCAATCTCAAATTCCATTAGCAAATTTTATGGCCGTCGGTATCAGTATGCCTGGATTTGTAGATAATGAGAAAGGAGTCAATGATTCATATGATAAAAATTGTAATCTTCATCATATAAAAAGACATATTGAAGATCATTTTAAAATTCCTACCATCATTGAAAATGATTCCACCTGCATTGCTTTTGCTGAACAAAAATTTGGTCTTGCCATAAATACCAATAGCGCATTGGTGGTTAATTTAAATTGGGGAGTAGGTTTAGGTATGATCGTGAATGGCCAGATATTTAAAGGATCAAGCGGTTATGCGGGAGAGTTCAGTCATATTCCATTGAGCACGAGCAATCTACTATGTTCATGTGGGAAAAATGGTTGTTTAGAAGTTGAAGCATCCTTAAGCGCTGCTGTAAAAAATGTAGAGCTCGCCTTAAGCTCAGGAGAAAAATCAAGTTTAGAATCCGAGAAATATCAAGATTTATTAGCACAAGGTGATGCATTATTGGAAAATGCGCTCCAAGGTGATCAATTGGCAATAGCCAGTCTTGGAAAGATTGGTTACATGCTAGGTAAAGGAATTGCCACCTTGATTCATATCCTAAATCCAGAAGTCATTATTATCAGCGGAAGAGGTGCTAAAGCAGGCACCGTCTTAATGCCCCAGATTCAAACGGCTGTCAATGAATTTTGCATACCGAGATTGGCAAGTGCCACGCAATTAAAAATATCAGAAATGAACAAACATGCGCAGAGCCTTGGAACTGCAGCCTTTATTATAGAAAACACATTGCAAAACCTTATAAAAACAGACTAA
- a CDS encoding alpha-L-fucosidase — MKLKNILTIVSLICMGQYSFGQAHNVSSGYQKPTDPMVVENLEQWQDMKFGLFMHWGTYSQWGIVESWSLCPEDEGWTQRKPEHGKNYFDYVKNYENLQKTFNPTDFNPQKWADAAKAAGMKYVVFTTKHHDGFAMFDTKESDYKVTSPNTPFSTNPKANITKEIFSTFRNDGFKIGAYFSKPDWHTDFYWWNYFPPKDRNVNYDPAKHPERWEKFKNYTYNQLNELTSEYGKVDILWLDGGWVRPFKTIDPSVEWQRTIKVEQDIDMDRIGTMARKNQPGIIVVDRTVPGKWENYVTPEQAIPEHTLDIPWESCITMGDSFSYVPNDQYKPTKKIVETLIKIIARGGNYLLNIAPGPNGDYDQAAYDRLKELAAWIQINQGAVYATRPVAPFHEGDYYYTRSKDSKTLNIFHIVEGESYQQPTQYVFNLPDQFKIKDLSILGHKGKLKWSQKNNQVTVTNPNTKLNYATVIQIKSK, encoded by the coding sequence ATGAAATTAAAAAATATACTTACTATTGTATCCCTTATCTGTATGGGACAGTATAGCTTTGGTCAAGCGCACAATGTATCTTCAGGTTATCAAAAGCCAACCGATCCCATGGTCGTCGAAAATCTGGAACAATGGCAAGACATGAAATTCGGCCTTTTCATGCATTGGGGCACATATAGTCAATGGGGTATTGTCGAAAGCTGGAGCTTATGTCCCGAAGACGAAGGCTGGACACAGCGCAAACCTGAACATGGAAAAAACTATTTCGATTATGTGAAGAATTACGAAAATCTACAAAAAACATTTAATCCAACAGATTTCAATCCTCAAAAATGGGCCGATGCAGCCAAAGCAGCAGGAATGAAATATGTAGTATTCACGACTAAACATCACGATGGATTTGCCATGTTCGATACAAAAGAATCTGATTACAAAGTCACATCTCCCAATACACCATTTTCAACAAATCCAAAAGCAAATATCACCAAAGAAATATTCAGCACATTCAGAAATGATGGTTTTAAAATAGGGGCTTATTTTTCCAAACCAGATTGGCATACCGATTTTTATTGGTGGAATTATTTCCCGCCTAAAGATCGTAACGTAAATTACGACCCCGCAAAACACCCAGAAAGATGGGAGAAATTTAAAAACTATACATACAATCAACTTAATGAACTTACTTCAGAATACGGAAAAGTAGATATCCTATGGTTAGATGGCGGATGGGTACGACCATTTAAAACCATTGACCCATCTGTCGAATGGCAGCGTACCATTAAAGTGGAGCAGGATATTGATATGGATCGCATAGGTACTATGGCTCGTAAAAATCAACCTGGTATTATTGTCGTTGATCGCACTGTACCCGGCAAATGGGAAAATTATGTTACGCCAGAGCAGGCAATACCTGAACACACCTTAGATATACCTTGGGAAAGTTGTATCACCATGGGAGATTCTTTTAGCTATGTCCCCAATGATCAATATAAACCCACCAAAAAAATTGTGGAAACGTTGATCAAAATTATTGCAAGAGGAGGTAACTATCTTCTGAACATTGCTCCAGGACCAAATGGTGATTATGATCAAGCAGCTTATGATCGATTAAAAGAATTAGCGGCATGGATACAGATTAATCAAGGAGCCGTATATGCTACCCGTCCTGTTGCTCCTTTCCATGAAGGAGATTATTACTATACCAGAAGTAAAGACAGTAAAACACTTAATATATTTCATATTGTAGAAGGTGAAAGCTACCAGCAACCCACACAATATGTCTTTAATCTGCCCGATCAATTCAAAATTAAAGATCTATCCATACTTGGTCATAAAGGAAAATTAAAATGGTCACAAAAAAACAATCAAGTGACCGTTACAAATCCAAATACAAAATTAAATTATGCAACAGTAATTCAAATCAAGAGTAAATAA
- a CDS encoding SusD/RagB family nutrient-binding outer membrane lipoprotein — protein sequence MKKIFIAIITLVTVFSTLVSCKKQLEDKFQNPDATEKASVSAFFAELLNNDRVRPSYWHYRTFILSNQAIYTQTASFTPSNSMYQPSDSYSYQYWTDFYAPGVLGIYRSMEKAYDALPEAQQSSAKVILQAAKVVMYDEASKLIDNFGDIPFSEAGSLPATNEIKLPKFDEQKELYYQFIADLKEINTYFTTAQSSAEFSKYDILNKGNITKWRKYTNSLRLRLLMRISNVDEAKARTEILEILNNPGQYPLTDGDNDANYKPDQSDILLAPLTNNTSTLRQALIEGTNHYATDYMLNKVMLPSKDPRIPVFYDKFGKTVDGKFVANKEYKAMPITFTSVEVEQNFALYSILDSTTFADNKRLPGIVFSASETNFIKAEAQLRWGSAALAKEAYNTAVKQSISFYYYLNSINDVELKKETKPTESMIADFVDNSSIKFTGNTNKDLELILTQKWLHYGFLQAQQAWAELRRTGYPVLTFPVAGLVNFANPPMRLNYPSEETANNSKNYEAVKAKDTRTTKIFWDVN from the coding sequence ATGAAAAAAATATTCATTGCTATAATTACATTAGTTACAGTCTTTTCGACATTGGTCAGCTGTAAAAAACAATTGGAAGACAAGTTCCAAAATCCCGATGCGACAGAAAAGGCTAGTGTATCGGCCTTCTTCGCAGAGCTTCTCAATAACGATCGTGTAAGACCATCATACTGGCATTACCGTACATTTATATTGTCCAATCAAGCAATTTATACACAGACGGCATCTTTTACACCGTCAAACTCCATGTATCAGCCAAGCGATAGTTATTCCTATCAATATTGGACTGATTTTTATGCCCCTGGTGTGTTGGGCATATATCGCTCTATGGAAAAAGCTTATGACGCGCTTCCAGAAGCACAACAATCTAGTGCTAAAGTAATCCTTCAGGCAGCCAAAGTTGTCATGTACGATGAAGCATCCAAATTAATTGACAATTTTGGAGATATACCATTTAGTGAAGCTGGGAGTTTACCCGCTACAAATGAGATTAAATTACCAAAATTTGATGAACAAAAGGAATTGTACTATCAGTTTATAGCAGATTTAAAAGAAATCAATACGTATTTTACAACGGCACAATCTTCCGCTGAATTTAGTAAATATGATATCCTTAATAAGGGAAATATTACTAAATGGAGAAAATATACAAACTCATTGAGACTACGATTATTAATGAGAATTTCCAACGTTGATGAAGCAAAAGCAAGAACTGAAATTTTGGAAATATTAAACAATCCTGGTCAATACCCACTTACAGACGGTGATAATGATGCTAATTACAAACCCGATCAATCCGATATCTTATTAGCCCCTTTGACTAACAACACCTCAACATTAAGACAAGCTTTGATTGAAGGCACCAATCATTACGCAACAGACTATATGTTAAATAAAGTGATGTTACCTTCAAAAGATCCGCGTATTCCAGTATTTTACGATAAATTTGGAAAAACAGTTGATGGAAAATTTGTGGCAAACAAAGAATATAAAGCGATGCCAATTACTTTTACTTCAGTTGAAGTAGAGCAAAACTTTGCACTTTATTCGATTTTAGATTCTACCACTTTTGCTGATAACAAGAGATTACCGGGGATCGTTTTTTCTGCAAGTGAAACAAATTTTATAAAAGCAGAAGCACAATTGAGATGGGGTTCAGCAGCTTTGGCAAAAGAAGCTTACAACACGGCAGTAAAACAATCAATATCATTTTATTATTATTTAAATAGTATAAATGATGTAGAACTGAAAAAGGAAACCAAACCTACTGAAAGTATGATTGCCGATTTTGTTGATAACTCATCAATCAAATTTACTGGAAATACAAATAAAGATCTAGAATTGATCTTAACTCAAAAATGGTTACACTACGGATTTCTTCAGGCTCAACAAGCTTGGGCCGAATTGAGAAGAACAGGATATCCTGTATTAACATTCCCGGTTGCTGGATTAGTCAATTTTGCAAATCCACCGATGCGCTTAAACTATCCTTCTGAAGAAACTGCGAACAATAGTAAAAATTATGAAGCAGTAAAAGCAAAAGATACCAGAACAACAAAAATATTCTGGGACGTCAATTAA
- a CDS encoding SusC/RagA family TonB-linked outer membrane protein encodes MSYFYKKSAGLALCTLFSASSLFAQQSITGKVVDAKGPVSGVTVSVKGTSRAAQTSANGTFTIQAAQGETLRFTNVGYKSSEIIVGSTKTINVTLNEDASALEEVVVTAMGIKRDAKALGYAVSNIKSEEITKAGNTNFGSALYGKAPGVKITTAPGGSASAVNVQIRGINSLNYQRQPLYVVDGIIIRNDQQNGAGGANNNNFNNDQRIRGNGMLDINPSDIDNISILKGAAASALYGSDAASGVIVITTKKGTKGRGLGVDFNYNGSLERAAFLPKFQNEYGPGYDATINTTNGATAEGWIADPKSPSGRRPYFRSYGSFGPKFTGEDVLWWDGQVRPYVARENNYYDVFDKGYNSTANVGISNQTEKLNYRLSATRMDYKSTSPGSKQNKNTFNLNSSLKLSDKISTDIVANYINTNTHNRTYLLGNVLGSFDGFFSRTEDMAAMKNAYQTSDGYKYSKYGTGRPEDFIYTMRASNLLDYFWNQYKNSYDEIENRLLTSATLNWDIVNHLKFRGRIGNDFTSATSTNKQYNENATIYNASDRSTGGYATTKGAYSILYGDLMMTYSNKINQDFDYSASVGFQSRSENYDDQYSSTEAGLVTENWFSISNSLAQPLTTNNRKEMLKYAYFGSLNVGYKGYAYLDGTYRSEYSSTLPSQNNNYQYGSVSGSFIFSDAFNLKSDKFSYGKLRASYGIVGNDAAIYEANIAYTQAPLLTVNGAIPSLTYKNRYGNLDLKPERKYEMEFGLELKFLKNRLGLDVSYYNNYIENQILGLTTPSSTGATSQILNIGKIANNGLELSLNGTPIQNDNFTWTSRLNYSFNNSRVKELMAGVNELVFYSADANSLKITAKAGEKLGNIYVYDIAKDNNGNNLISDEGYYVIDKTKYKMVGNIMPKAIGGWTNTFTYKNFMLDFTADYRFGGKMVSENLKYGMASGLYENTLPYRETGVTLPGVNANTGKTNDVHLSGAEYYFNTFNWGDDSWSEKGAVYDNDFIKLRELSIGYRIPDSFTKKIKMNNLRFSLIGRNLFYIYRTLENLDPEAPVGNAWWSQGVDVGSSAATRSFGFSLNANF; translated from the coding sequence ATGAGTTATTTTTACAAAAAAAGTGCGGGATTAGCATTATGCACTTTATTTAGTGCATCGTCCTTATTCGCACAGCAATCTATTACAGGAAAGGTAGTAGATGCCAAAGGACCTGTATCAGGTGTAACCGTTTCTGTAAAAGGAACATCGCGCGCTGCACAGACAAGTGCAAACGGCACCTTTACTATTCAAGCCGCACAAGGTGAAACGCTACGCTTCACGAACGTAGGGTACAAATCTTCCGAAATTATTGTTGGATCAACTAAAACGATTAATGTAACCCTTAATGAAGATGCTTCAGCTTTAGAAGAAGTTGTAGTGACAGCCATGGGCATTAAACGTGACGCCAAAGCATTGGGATACGCGGTAAGCAATATCAAGTCAGAAGAAATTACAAAAGCTGGAAATACAAACTTTGGATCTGCTTTATATGGAAAAGCACCTGGCGTAAAGATTACCACTGCCCCTGGAGGATCTGCTAGTGCTGTGAATGTACAAATACGTGGAATCAATTCGTTGAATTACCAACGTCAACCATTATATGTTGTCGACGGAATCATCATTCGTAATGATCAACAGAATGGTGCTGGTGGTGCGAATAATAACAATTTCAACAATGACCAGCGGATCCGAGGAAATGGCATGTTAGATATCAACCCATCAGACATCGATAATATATCCATCTTAAAAGGTGCAGCTGCAAGTGCACTATATGGTTCTGACGCAGCAAGTGGCGTTATTGTTATTACAACAAAAAAAGGAACAAAAGGTCGAGGTCTTGGTGTAGATTTCAATTACAATGGCTCATTAGAGAGAGCTGCTTTTCTTCCAAAATTTCAAAACGAGTACGGCCCAGGTTATGACGCGACCATCAACACAACAAATGGTGCAACTGCCGAAGGTTGGATTGCAGATCCCAAATCTCCATCAGGAAGAAGACCTTATTTCAGATCGTATGGTAGTTTTGGACCTAAATTTACCGGAGAAGATGTTTTATGGTGGGATGGTCAAGTGAGACCTTATGTCGCTCGTGAAAACAACTATTATGACGTATTTGACAAAGGTTACAATTCAACAGCAAATGTTGGGATATCCAATCAAACTGAAAAACTAAATTACCGCTTAAGCGCAACCCGTATGGACTATAAAAGTACAAGTCCAGGTAGCAAGCAAAATAAAAACACATTTAATTTAAATAGCTCCCTTAAGCTGAGCGATAAAATATCAACAGATATCGTTGCCAACTACATCAATACCAACACACATAACCGTACTTATTTACTCGGAAATGTGTTGGGAAGTTTTGATGGATTTTTCAGTAGAACAGAAGATATGGCAGCAATGAAAAATGCCTATCAAACCTCAGATGGATATAAATATTCAAAGTACGGAACAGGACGTCCAGAAGACTTTATTTATACTATGAGAGCATCAAATCTTTTAGATTATTTTTGGAATCAATACAAAAATAGTTACGATGAGATTGAAAACCGTCTCTTGACTAGTGCTACATTAAATTGGGATATTGTCAATCATTTAAAATTTCGTGGAAGAATTGGTAATGACTTTACATCAGCAACTAGCACTAACAAGCAGTATAATGAGAATGCCACCATCTATAATGCCTCAGACAGAAGTACAGGTGGATATGCTACAACAAAAGGTGCTTATTCTATATTGTATGGAGATTTAATGATGACTTATAGCAACAAAATCAATCAGGATTTTGACTATTCAGCAAGTGTTGGTTTCCAGTCACGTTCAGAAAATTATGACGATCAATATTCCAGTACAGAAGCCGGTTTAGTTACAGAAAACTGGTTTAGTATCAGTAACAGTTTAGCACAACCATTAACAACAAACAATCGCAAGGAAATGCTTAAATATGCGTACTTTGGATCACTAAATGTGGGATATAAAGGTTATGCTTATCTTGATGGTACTTATCGCTCAGAATATTCTTCTACGCTTCCTTCACAAAACAATAATTATCAATATGGTTCCGTTAGCGGAAGTTTTATCTTCAGTGACGCATTCAACTTAAAATCAGATAAATTCTCCTACGGTAAGCTACGCGCTTCATACGGTATTGTTGGAAATGATGCCGCAATTTATGAAGCCAACATCGCTTATACACAAGCACCTTTATTAACGGTAAATGGAGCCATACCGTCATTAACATATAAAAACAGATATGGTAATTTAGACCTTAAACCAGAGCGAAAATATGAGATGGAATTTGGGTTAGAATTAAAATTCTTAAAGAACAGATTAGGACTAGATGTAAGTTATTATAATAATTACATCGAAAATCAAATCCTAGGCTTAACAACTCCATCATCTACCGGAGCGACTTCCCAAATCCTAAACATTGGAAAAATAGCTAATAATGGGTTAGAATTATCTTTAAATGGTACACCAATCCAAAATGATAATTTTACATGGACTTCAAGACTAAACTATTCATTCAATAATTCTCGGGTAAAAGAATTAATGGCTGGTGTTAACGAACTTGTTTTTTATAGTGCCGATGCCAATTCATTAAAAATAACGGCAAAAGCTGGTGAAAAACTAGGTAATATCTATGTTTATGACATTGCAAAAGATAATAATGGCAATAATTTAATTTCAGATGAAGGCTATTATGTAATAGACAAAACCAAATACAAAATGGTCGGTAACATTATGCCTAAAGCGATTGGCGGATGGACAAATACATTCACCTACAAAAATTTCATGTTAGACTTTACCGCTGATTACCGATTTGGAGGTAAGATGGTTTCTGAAAATTTAAAATATGGAATGGCTTCTGGTCTATATGAAAACACGCTTCCATATAGAGAAACGGGAGTAACATTGCCCGGAGTTAATGCCAATACAGGTAAAACAAATGATGTGCATTTAAGCGGTGCAGAATATTATTTCAATACATTTAACTGGGGAGATGATTCGTGGTCTGAGAAGGGTGCCGTTTACGACAATGACTTTATTAAATTGAGAGAATTATCCATTGGTTACCGTATTCCAGATAGCTTTACAAAGAAAATAAAAATGAACAATCTAAGATTTTCATTAATTGGTAGAAACCTTTTTTACATCTATAGAACTTTAGAAAATCTAGATCCAGAGGCACCAGTTGGAAACGCGTGGTGGTCACAAGGAGTGGATGTTGGTTCATCAGCCGCGACAAGAAGTTTTGGTTTTTCATTAAATGCAAACTTTTAA
- a CDS encoding acyltransferase family protein — MKQRYYSLDVFRGATVALMIMVNNPGTWAHMFAPLQHASWHGCTPTDLVFPFFLFAVGNAMSFVIPRLQEAGDAMFWKKVIKRTILIFAIGLFLNWAPFIQWSGDTLGFKHWVNPENPEKGIRIFGVLQRIALAYCFASILAYYFKEKALIWISTIILLAYWAICAFAGQPGDPYSLAGWFGTSIDIKLLGIAHIYKGEGVPFDPEGLMSTLPAIVQVVFGYLAGTFIKKQGQVDWLWSKVPTSNEPHFKLLSGLFVTGFILVVLAWIWSLGFPINKKIWTSSYVLYTTGLGIMTIGGMIWFIEVQGVKNGLTKFFDVFGKNPLFIFVLSGVLPRLVGLIRIPNGVGEDGTQVYTSGFTWFYTHICKPFPGPPEVGSFFYSLCFLAFMWVICYYLDKKKIYVKV; from the coding sequence ATGAAACAACGTTATTATTCACTTGATGTATTTCGAGGAGCGACAGTTGCTCTGATGATTATGGTCAACAATCCCGGAACATGGGCACATATGTTCGCTCCTTTACAACATGCCAGCTGGCACGGTTGTACACCTACTGATTTGGTTTTTCCTTTTTTCTTATTTGCTGTCGGTAATGCGATGTCTTTTGTCATCCCTCGTCTTCAGGAGGCTGGTGATGCTATGTTTTGGAAAAAGGTAATCAAAAGAACTATTTTAATATTTGCCATTGGTTTATTTTTGAACTGGGCTCCTTTTATTCAATGGAGTGGGGATACACTGGGGTTTAAGCATTGGGTCAATCCGGAGAATCCAGAAAAAGGAATTCGAATTTTTGGGGTTTTGCAACGCATTGCTTTGGCGTATTGTTTTGCTTCTATATTAGCTTATTATTTTAAAGAGAAAGCGTTGATCTGGATTTCAACAATTATCTTATTGGCTTATTGGGCTATCTGTGCTTTTGCAGGACAGCCTGGTGATCCTTATAGTTTAGCGGGCTGGTTTGGAACTTCTATTGATATCAAATTATTGGGAATCGCACATATCTATAAAGGGGAGGGTGTGCCTTTTGATCCGGAGGGTCTGATGAGTACTTTGCCAGCGATTGTGCAAGTGGTATTTGGTTATTTGGCTGGTACATTTATTAAAAAGCAGGGACAGGTGGATTGGTTATGGTCTAAAGTTCCTACGAGTAATGAGCCTCATTTTAAATTGCTTTCGGGTTTATTTGTTACTGGTTTTATATTGGTTGTCTTGGCGTGGATCTGGTCATTAGGATTTCCGATCAATAAAAAAATATGGACAAGCTCGTATGTACTATATACTACAGGGCTAGGTATCATGACGATCGGAGGGATGATTTGGTTTATTGAGGTGCAAGGAGTGAAAAATGGTTTAACCAAGTTTTTTGATGTTTTTGGTAAAAATCCACTCTTCATATTTGTTTTGAGTGGTGTGCTACCTCGTTTGGTTGGACTCATCCGCATTCCAAATGGCGTTGGTGAGGATGGAACGCAGGTATATACGAGTGGTTTTACATGGTTTTATACTCATATTTGTAAACCATTTCCAGGACCTCCTGAAGTGGGGTCATTTTTTTATTCTTTATGTTTTCTTGCTTTTATGTGGGTGATCTGTTACTATTTGGACAAAAAGAAAATATACGTTAAGGTTTAA